In Agromyces sp. G08B096, a genomic segment contains:
- a CDS encoding 1-acyl-sn-glycerol-3-phosphate acyltransferase — MLRRLVSRLFWACSRWKLVTEPAPTRPTVLVGAPHTSNWDFVLMLAIAWQLGIDVRWLGKQSLFAGWRGPIMRRLGGIPVDRADAGRVVDEVVARVRAGEVFGLVVTPDGTRGANEYWKSGFYRIARDAGMPVTLGYVDRTTMTTGLGPTMELTGDVSHDMDRIRSFYADKAGFTPRRRTEPRLRSETTPD, encoded by the coding sequence ATGCTCCGTCGACTCGTCTCCCGCCTCTTCTGGGCCTGCAGCCGGTGGAAGCTGGTCACCGAACCGGCGCCGACGCGCCCCACCGTGCTCGTGGGCGCGCCGCACACCTCGAACTGGGACTTCGTGCTCATGCTCGCCATCGCCTGGCAGCTCGGCATCGACGTGCGCTGGCTCGGCAAGCAGAGCCTCTTCGCGGGCTGGCGGGGTCCGATCATGCGTCGGCTGGGAGGCATCCCCGTCGACCGAGCCGATGCCGGACGCGTCGTCGACGAGGTGGTGGCGCGTGTGCGGGCCGGCGAGGTCTTCGGCCTCGTGGTCACGCCCGACGGCACGCGGGGGGCGAACGAGTACTGGAAGTCGGGCTTCTACCGCATCGCCCGCGACGCCGGGATGCCGGTGACCCTCGGCTATGTGGATCGCACGACCATGACCACGGGGCTCGGCCCGACGATGGAGCTCACCGGCGACGTCTCGCACGACATGGACCGCATCCGCTCCTTCTACGCCGACAAGGCCGGGTTCACCCCGCGCCGGCGAACGGAGCCGCGTCTGCGCTCGGAGACGACGCCCGACTGA
- a CDS encoding GNAT family N-acetyltransferase → MTTDTARLLRAYDDQLRTDAETPSAIAVTRSGPLRLVTFAGGRGFVTYRDLGGADAAEVARLVETAVAHYLADPAIDRVEWKTRGHDHAPGLHDALLANGFSPEEPESIMVGEATALLAEVELPAGTTLRKVTEEADVRAASAMADIAFGDAVDPGQADALLRRLARDDGMEIWVGEVDGEIVTTGRLEPVAGTEFAGIWGGATLPAWRGRGIYRALTAARARSAIAGGKRLIHSDSTEYSRPILERSGLVKVSTTTPYQWRRPQAA, encoded by the coding sequence ATGACGACTGACACCGCCCGGCTGCTCCGGGCCTACGACGACCAGCTCCGCACCGACGCCGAGACGCCCAGCGCGATCGCCGTCACCCGATCCGGGCCGCTGCGCCTCGTGACCTTCGCCGGTGGCCGCGGGTTCGTTACCTACCGCGACCTCGGCGGCGCCGACGCGGCAGAGGTGGCCAGGCTGGTCGAGACCGCGGTCGCCCACTACCTCGCCGACCCCGCGATCGACCGCGTCGAGTGGAAGACGCGTGGACACGATCACGCGCCGGGCCTGCACGACGCCCTTCTCGCGAACGGGTTCTCGCCCGAGGAACCGGAGTCGATCATGGTCGGCGAGGCGACCGCGCTCCTCGCCGAGGTGGAGCTTCCCGCCGGCACCACGCTGCGGAAAGTCACCGAGGAGGCCGACGTGCGGGCTGCGAGTGCGATGGCCGACATCGCGTTCGGCGACGCCGTCGACCCCGGACAGGCTGACGCACTCCTGCGCCGCCTGGCTCGGGACGACGGCATGGAGATCTGGGTGGGCGAGGTCGACGGCGAGATCGTCACCACCGGCCGCTTGGAACCGGTGGCCGGGACGGAATTCGCCGGGATCTGGGGTGGTGCCACTCTGCCGGCCTGGCGCGGGCGCGGCATCTACCGAGCCCTCACGGCCGCTCGGGCGCGGTCGGCGATCGCCGGGGGCAAGCGCCTCATCCACAGCGATTCGACCGAGTACTCCAGGCCGATCCTCGAGCGCTCGGGTCTCGTGAAGGTCTCGACGACGACGCCGTACCAGTGGCGGCGGCCGCAGGCCGCGTGA
- the rmuC gene encoding DNA recombination protein RmuC — translation MEILLLVIGLVVGGALGALATWFVASRRATEAGSAMPPAEDPALVEARHHAELAGVHAAHAAEQARIRAEEQQVQAELRAELAALDATTAGLREQIESARQQYREIVERQRAEQQEREAREAAESKVLQALAPVKQTLTEMQSKVTALETQRHQQHGELSQQLKIAAENEERLRSTAESLASALRSNSTRGVWGETQLRSVVEAAGLIERVDFDTQRSITTDAGAGRPDMVIHLPGGKHIAVDAKVPFNAYLEASQIAATATGADGARRETLMKQHVKAVRDHITALGGKTYWEGLGASPEMVIAFIPSESLISSALEADPSLLEFAFAKRVALASPVTLWSVLKTVAFSWQQDVLTKEAQTLFDLSRELYSRLATTAGQIEKLGRTIERTVKDYNTFVGSLESRVLPTARKLKALDETKVLATLEGIEESPRELAAYEFTAAAASAGELEAEADLEVEVDVEAEIVVHHDTLIADIDPEIRSI, via the coding sequence ATGGAGATCCTGCTGCTCGTCATCGGCCTCGTCGTCGGCGGCGCCCTGGGCGCCCTCGCGACCTGGTTCGTCGCCTCGCGCCGCGCGACCGAGGCCGGCTCGGCGATGCCGCCGGCCGAAGACCCGGCGCTCGTCGAGGCGCGGCACCACGCCGAGCTCGCCGGCGTCCACGCCGCGCACGCGGCGGAGCAGGCGCGCATCCGCGCCGAGGAGCAGCAGGTGCAGGCCGAGCTGCGCGCGGAGCTCGCTGCGCTCGACGCCACGACGGCCGGGCTCCGCGAGCAGATCGAGTCCGCCAGGCAGCAGTACCGCGAGATCGTCGAGCGGCAGCGGGCCGAACAGCAGGAGCGCGAGGCGCGCGAGGCGGCGGAGAGCAAGGTGCTGCAAGCCCTCGCCCCCGTCAAGCAGACGCTCACCGAGATGCAGTCCAAGGTGACCGCCCTCGAGACGCAGCGCCATCAGCAGCACGGCGAGCTCAGCCAGCAGCTGAAGATCGCCGCCGAGAACGAGGAGCGCCTGCGCTCGACGGCTGAGTCGCTGGCCTCTGCGCTCCGGTCGAACAGCACGCGCGGAGTGTGGGGCGAGACGCAGCTGCGAAGCGTCGTCGAGGCGGCCGGGCTCATCGAGCGCGTCGACTTCGACACGCAGCGGTCGATCACGACCGACGCCGGCGCAGGCCGGCCCGACATGGTCATCCATCTGCCGGGCGGCAAGCACATCGCCGTCGACGCGAAGGTGCCGTTCAACGCCTACCTCGAAGCCAGCCAGATCGCCGCCACGGCGACCGGCGCCGACGGTGCGCGCCGCGAAACCCTCATGAAGCAGCACGTCAAGGCCGTGCGCGACCACATCACCGCCCTCGGCGGAAAGACCTACTGGGAGGGCCTCGGCGCCTCGCCCGAGATGGTCATCGCCTTCATCCCGAGCGAGTCGCTCATCTCGAGCGCCCTCGAGGCCGACCCGTCGCTGCTCGAGTTCGCGTTCGCGAAGCGTGTCGCGCTCGCTTCGCCGGTCACGCTCTGGTCGGTGCTGAAGACCGTCGCGTTCAGCTGGCAGCAGGACGTGCTCACCAAGGAGGCGCAGACTCTCTTCGACCTCAGCCGCGAGCTCTACTCGCGCCTGGCCACGACCGCCGGCCAGATCGAAAAGCTGGGCCGCACGATCGAGCGCACCGTGAAGGACTACAACACCTTCGTCGGCTCGCTCGAGTCGCGCGTGCTGCCGACCGCCCGCAAGCTCAAGGCGCTCGACGAGACGAAGGTGCTCGCCACCCTCGAGGGCATCGAAGAGAGCCCGCGCGAACTGGCGGCGTACGAGTTCACGGCCGCCGCCGCCTCGGCGGGCGAGCTCGAGGCTGAGGCCGACCTCGAGGTCGAGGTCGATGTGGAAGCCGAGATCGTCGTGCACCACGACACGCTGATCGCCGACATCGAC
- a CDS encoding alpha/beta hydrolase yields the protein MTHRLNALDRGDGVPLVALHGFPVDHELMSGCLEPVLSARGGIRRLYPDLPGLGRSPGDGVSSTDDVLARVEEFLDEAIGDAPFLLVGESFGGYLARAIANRRRDRVLGLALICPMGTAVESHDRRVPPLEVRRSDPELVAGLDPAEAADFTEIAVVQSPETWRRFRAEIAPGLSRADQAAVARIRSAYALTSPPESDGPLLAPTLIVTGRQDNVTGYLDQWDLLEHYPHASFAVLDVAGHNLQIERPTLLDALLVDWLDRVDGESRT from the coding sequence GTGACCCACCGTCTCAACGCCCTCGATCGCGGCGACGGCGTCCCGCTCGTCGCTCTGCACGGATTCCCCGTCGACCATGAGCTGATGAGCGGATGCCTCGAGCCCGTGCTGTCCGCCCGGGGCGGCATCCGCCGCCTGTATCCCGACCTGCCGGGGCTCGGCCGCTCACCCGGCGACGGCGTCTCGAGCACCGACGACGTGCTCGCGCGCGTCGAGGAGTTCCTCGACGAGGCGATCGGCGATGCGCCGTTCCTTCTCGTCGGTGAGTCCTTCGGCGGATATCTCGCGCGGGCGATCGCGAACCGGAGGCGCGACCGAGTGCTCGGCCTGGCGCTCATCTGCCCGATGGGCACCGCGGTCGAGTCGCACGATCGACGCGTACCGCCGCTGGAGGTCCGCCGGTCCGACCCTGAGCTCGTCGCCGGCCTCGACCCGGCCGAGGCGGCGGACTTCACCGAGATCGCGGTCGTCCAGTCGCCCGAGACCTGGCGCCGGTTCCGCGCCGAGATCGCCCCGGGACTCTCGCGCGCCGACCAGGCAGCGGTGGCGCGCATCCGGTCGGCGTATGCGCTGACGAGCCCGCCCGAGTCGGACGGGCCACTCCTCGCGCCGACACTGATCGTGACGGGCCGCCAAGACAACGTGACGGGCTACCTCGACCAGTGGGACCTCCTCGAGCACTACCCGCACGCGAGTTTCGCCGTGCTCGACGTCGCGGGTCACAACCTGCAGATCGAACGGCCGACGCTGCTCGACGCGTTGCTCGTCGACTGGCTCGACCGCGTCGACGGCGAGTCGCGCACGTGA
- the ychF gene encoding redox-regulated ATPase YchF encodes MALTIGIVGLPNVGKSTLFNALTKNQVLAANYPFATIEPNIGVVNLPDPRLEVLAGIFGSERILPATVSFVDIAGIVRGASEGEGLGNKFLANIREADAIAQVVRGFSDSDVVHVDGAVDPKADMETINTELILADLETLERAITRYEKEVKGKKLDPSVLAAAVEARDALQAGTPLSATKIDLEPVKELGLLTAKPFIYVFNVDEDVLTDASKKAELAALVAPAEAVFLDAKIESELIDLDPADAAELLASTGQEESGLDQLARVGFDTLGLQTYLTAGPKESRAWTIRKGWKAPQAAGVIHTDFERGFIKAEVISFDDLVAAGSVAEARAKGKARMEGKDYVMQDGDVVEFRFNV; translated from the coding sequence GTGGCACTCACCATCGGAATCGTCGGCCTCCCCAACGTCGGCAAGTCGACGCTGTTCAACGCTCTCACCAAGAACCAGGTGCTCGCGGCGAACTACCCCTTCGCGACCATCGAGCCGAACATCGGCGTGGTGAACCTGCCCGACCCGCGGCTCGAGGTGCTCGCCGGCATCTTCGGCTCGGAGCGCATCCTGCCGGCCACCGTCTCGTTCGTCGACATCGCCGGCATCGTCCGCGGCGCGAGCGAGGGCGAGGGGCTCGGCAACAAGTTCCTCGCGAACATCCGCGAGGCCGATGCGATCGCGCAGGTCGTGCGCGGCTTCAGCGACTCCGACGTCGTGCACGTCGACGGCGCCGTCGACCCGAAGGCCGACATGGAGACCATCAACACCGAGCTGATCCTCGCCGACCTCGAGACCCTCGAGCGCGCCATCACGCGCTATGAGAAGGAGGTCAAGGGCAAGAAGCTCGACCCGTCGGTGCTCGCCGCCGCCGTCGAGGCTCGTGACGCCCTGCAGGCCGGCACGCCGCTCTCGGCGACCAAGATCGACCTGGAGCCCGTCAAGGAGCTCGGTCTGCTCACCGCGAAGCCGTTCATCTACGTCTTCAACGTCGACGAGGACGTGCTGACGGATGCCTCGAAGAAGGCCGAGCTCGCAGCGCTCGTCGCGCCGGCCGAGGCTGTCTTCCTCGACGCGAAGATCGAGTCCGAGCTCATCGACCTCGACCCGGCCGACGCGGCCGAGCTGCTCGCCTCCACCGGGCAGGAGGAGTCGGGCCTCGACCAGCTCGCGCGCGTCGGCTTCGACACGCTCGGCCTGCAGACCTACCTCACCGCCGGCCCCAAGGAGTCGCGCGCGTGGACCATCCGCAAGGGATGGAAGGCGCCGCAGGCGGCGGGCGTCATCCACACCGACTTCGAGCGCGGCTTCATCAAGGCCGAGGTCATCTCGTTCGACGACCTCGTCGCCGCCGGCTCGGTCGCCGAGGCCCGCGCCAAGGGGAAGGCCCGCATGGAGGGCAAGGACTACGTCATGCAGGACGGCGACGTCGTCGAGTTCCGGTTCAACGTCTGA
- a CDS encoding DNA-formamidopyrimidine glycosylase family protein, which translates to MPESPEVQALAEELDERLRGRTITGVDVLEFRAAKTRSRPPSSLEGERIAGVTRHGKLLDVAVEAGAHLVVSLGRHGWGRWADETADPAPGERPPALVSIGFDEGPALELTDAGGWVSLGLWVVDDPREVPAIAKLGPDPADESFTRTDFDEAFVGRRKQTKAVLQEQESLAGIGNAYSDEILHLAKVSPVAHASTLTGEELDRLFAATTGVVRTAIAERRGIPIDQQKAAKVAAMRVHGRTGEACPVCGDEIRDFSFASTTAQYCPTCQTGGERLPLRPA; encoded by the coding sequence ATGCCCGAATCACCGGAGGTGCAGGCACTCGCCGAGGAGCTCGACGAACGGCTGCGCGGGCGCACGATCACCGGCGTCGACGTCCTGGAGTTCCGCGCGGCGAAGACCAGGTCGCGTCCGCCGTCCTCGCTCGAGGGCGAACGCATCGCCGGGGTGACCCGTCACGGCAAGCTCCTCGACGTCGCGGTCGAGGCCGGCGCGCACCTCGTCGTCTCTCTCGGTCGTCATGGCTGGGGGAGATGGGCCGACGAGACGGCGGATCCCGCGCCCGGCGAGCGTCCGCCCGCACTCGTCTCGATCGGCTTCGACGAGGGGCCCGCGCTCGAGCTGACCGACGCCGGCGGCTGGGTCTCGCTCGGGCTCTGGGTCGTCGACGACCCCCGCGAGGTGCCCGCGATCGCGAAGCTCGGCCCCGACCCCGCCGACGAGTCGTTCACGCGAACCGACTTCGACGAGGCGTTCGTCGGTCGGCGCAAGCAGACGAAGGCCGTGCTGCAGGAGCAGGAGTCGCTCGCCGGCATCGGCAATGCGTACTCCGACGAGATCCTCCACCTGGCGAAGGTCTCGCCGGTGGCGCACGCCTCGACCCTGACGGGCGAGGAGCTCGACCGCCTGTTCGCCGCCACGACGGGCGTCGTGCGAACGGCGATCGCCGAGCGGCGGGGCATCCCCATCGACCAGCAGAAGGCGGCCAAGGTGGCCGCGATGCGCGTGCACGGCCGCACGGGCGAGGCGTGTCCCGTCTGCGGTGACGAGATCCGTGATTTCTCCTTCGCGAGCACCACGGCGCAGTACTGCCCGACCTGCCAGACCGGCGGCGAGCGGCTGCCGTTGCGTCCCGCGTGA
- a CDS encoding cell wall-binding repeat-containing protein yields the protein MGRKTLLLAIALTAACLSGIAGAAPAIGATWGAPSPHIAPSTDAADEPPPPAEESDPFATDPSATDLPATDPPPTVPVPTVPAPAPSAPDEVAPSPEPTVVPPGDPGTTSDGATLRAAATVIEPFGAGTHRLAGADRFATAVAISGRFQPGVPVVYLATGLDFADALAAAAAAARQGGPLLITTPDVLPAVIRDELIRLAPAQIVVAGSELAISPAVFAEVATLAPVVHRIGGADRYETADLLIDGAFPVATQAYVATGRAFPDALAASAAAAEIDAPVFLIDGLAAVVRDESIALMRSLGVRTVRIAGGDAAVGTALERDLDAAGFAVVRHQGADRYQTAAAINEAVFGDEASIPAAFLTTGGDFADALGGAALAGGIGSPIYLVRTECVPPEVADALVGLAPSARVVLGGLESVGEPVARGIECAVVWTKPATGRITDGFGPRAPICTPGGCTQSFHRGTDIATGCWAPIRAASSGRVVTAGVVGTYGNFVKIDHGSGIQTGYAHLSNGGVLVRVGQYVQVGDQIGWSGATGAATGCHLHYEVYVNGSQVDPVPFMLSRGVMLG from the coding sequence ATGGGTCGGAAGACGCTGCTGCTTGCAATCGCACTGACTGCAGCCTGTCTGTCGGGAATCGCCGGAGCCGCTCCGGCGATCGGGGCCACATGGGGCGCGCCGTCACCGCATATCGCGCCGAGTACGGACGCGGCCGACGAGCCCCCGCCACCCGCTGAGGAGAGTGATCCGTTCGCCACGGATCCGTCGGCGACGGATCTGCCGGCGACGGATCCGCCCCCGACCGTGCCGGTGCCGACGGTGCCGGCGCCGGCGCCCTCGGCCCCCGACGAGGTAGCTCCCTCGCCGGAACCGACGGTGGTTCCCCCTGGCGATCCCGGGACGACCTCAGATGGGGCGACGCTCCGAGCCGCCGCTACCGTCATCGAGCCGTTCGGGGCTGGAACGCACCGCCTCGCCGGTGCCGATCGGTTCGCCACCGCGGTCGCGATCTCGGGCCGGTTCCAGCCGGGTGTGCCCGTCGTCTATCTTGCGACCGGCCTCGACTTCGCGGATGCCCTCGCGGCGGCGGCCGCCGCCGCGAGGCAAGGCGGACCGCTCCTGATCACGACGCCCGACGTGCTGCCGGCGGTCATCCGCGACGAACTGATCAGGCTCGCACCAGCACAGATCGTGGTCGCGGGCAGCGAGCTCGCGATCTCGCCGGCTGTGTTCGCCGAGGTGGCGACGCTCGCTCCCGTCGTGCATCGGATCGGCGGAGCGGACCGCTACGAGACCGCGGACCTGCTCATCGACGGGGCGTTCCCGGTGGCAACGCAGGCGTATGTGGCCACCGGCCGGGCGTTCCCCGACGCTCTCGCCGCGTCTGCTGCAGCCGCGGAGATCGACGCCCCCGTCTTCCTCATCGACGGACTTGCCGCAGTCGTTCGCGATGAGAGCATCGCCCTCATGCGCTCGCTCGGCGTGCGAACAGTCCGCATCGCCGGCGGCGATGCCGCTGTGGGAACTGCGCTCGAACGCGACCTCGACGCAGCTGGATTCGCCGTCGTGCGCCATCAGGGTGCCGATCGGTACCAGACCGCCGCAGCCATCAACGAGGCAGTGTTCGGCGACGAGGCCTCGATCCCGGCGGCCTTCTTGACGACCGGAGGCGACTTCGCGGACGCGCTCGGCGGCGCTGCGCTTGCCGGCGGCATCGGCTCGCCGATCTACTTGGTCCGGACCGAGTGCGTGCCGCCGGAGGTAGCCGACGCGCTCGTGGGCCTGGCGCCCAGCGCCAGGGTCGTCCTCGGCGGGCTGGAGTCAGTCGGCGAGCCCGTTGCGCGCGGCATCGAGTGCGCCGTCGTGTGGACGAAGCCCGCGACCGGCCGCATCACCGACGGTTTCGGTCCGCGCGCCCCGATCTGCACGCCGGGCGGGTGTACGCAGTCGTTCCACCGCGGCACCGACATCGCCACCGGATGCTGGGCGCCGATCCGCGCCGCCTCCAGCGGCCGTGTCGTGACGGCTGGCGTCGTCGGAACCTACGGCAACTTCGTGAAGATCGATCACGGCAGCGGCATCCAGACCGGCTACGCGCATCTGTCCAACGGTGGCGTCCTGGTGCGCGTCGGGCAGTACGTTCAAGTCGGAGATCAGATCGGCTGGTCCGGAGCGACGGGGGCGGCCACCGGCTGCCACCTCCACTACGAGGTCTACGTGAACGGCAGCCAGGTCGACCCGGTTCCCTTCATGCTGTCGAGGGGGGTGATGCTCGGCTGA
- a CDS encoding class I SAM-dependent methyltransferase, whose protein sequence is MAEASDPSLVTDPADPATRRSARSFGLAASVYQTARPGYPAEAVAWLIGDAERVLDLGAGTGKLTEALVSLDREVIAVDPVEEMLEELEVRVPGVPRILGVAEDIPIEDDSVDAVVAGQAWHWFEADRAVAEIARVLKPGGVLGLVWNSRDTRAGWLHEAGELMHERHDASVTFESYVRIGPPFGAIEEHQVEWVETMTRARFLDLVRSRSAFITAGEAEQQSTIAAIEMLLATHPDVAGAAELAVPYVTRCFRARLGG, encoded by the coding sequence ATGGCCGAGGCATCCGACCCATCGCTCGTCACCGACCCCGCCGACCCGGCGACCCGGCGGTCGGCGAGATCGTTCGGCCTCGCGGCATCCGTCTACCAGACGGCCCGGCCGGGGTACCCGGCCGAGGCGGTCGCGTGGCTCATCGGCGATGCCGAGCGCGTGCTCGACCTCGGCGCGGGCACGGGCAAGCTCACCGAGGCGCTCGTCTCCCTCGACCGCGAGGTGATCGCCGTCGACCCCGTCGAGGAGATGCTCGAGGAGCTGGAGGTGCGCGTCCCCGGCGTGCCCCGCATCCTCGGCGTGGCCGAGGACATCCCGATCGAGGACGACTCGGTCGACGCCGTCGTCGCCGGGCAGGCGTGGCATTGGTTCGAGGCCGACCGTGCCGTCGCGGAGATCGCGAGGGTGCTGAAACCCGGCGGAGTGCTCGGACTGGTCTGGAACAGCCGCGACACCCGCGCGGGGTGGCTGCACGAGGCCGGTGAGCTCATGCACGAGCGGCACGACGCGAGCGTCACGTTCGAATCGTACGTCCGCATCGGCCCGCCGTTCGGGGCCATCGAGGAGCATCAGGTCGAGTGGGTCGAGACGATGACGCGCGCGCGGTTCCTGGACCTCGTCCGCTCGCGGTCGGCCTTCATCACCGCCGGCGAGGCCGAACAGCAGTCGACGATCGCGGCGATCGAGATGCTGCTCGCCACTCATCCCGACGTCGCCGGCGCCGCTGAGCTCGCGGTGCCCTACGTGACCCGCTGCTTCCGCGCCCGGCTCGGCGGCTGA
- a CDS encoding DNA-formamidopyrimidine glycosylase family protein, producing the protein MPELPEVEALARFLRERAVGHAIASVRLASISALKTFDPPVQALEGAVVDGVARHGKFVDLDAGGVHLVFHLARAGWLRWYEEVPATPVKPGKSPLALRLRFDDGAGFDLTEAGTKKSLAVYVVRDPAEVPGIARLGPDPTAPGFSLDDFAAVLAGRRTQVKGVLRDQSVFAGIGNAYSDEILHAARMSPYALAAKLSPEQVETLYRAMRETLAEAVETASGRPPAELKDAKRRGMQVHGRTGEACPVCGDTVRQVIFADSTFQYCPTCQTGGKPLADRVLSRLVK; encoded by the coding sequence GTGCCTGAGCTGCCCGAAGTGGAGGCGCTCGCGCGGTTCCTCCGCGAGCGCGCGGTGGGCCATGCCATCGCGTCGGTCCGGCTCGCGTCCATCTCGGCGCTGAAGACGTTCGATCCGCCCGTGCAGGCGCTCGAGGGTGCGGTCGTCGACGGGGTCGCCCGGCACGGCAAGTTCGTCGACCTCGACGCGGGCGGCGTCCACCTCGTCTTCCACCTCGCGCGGGCCGGATGGCTCCGCTGGTACGAGGAGGTGCCTGCGACACCGGTGAAGCCCGGCAAGTCGCCGCTCGCCCTGCGGCTGCGGTTCGACGACGGGGCCGGGTTCGACCTCACCGAGGCGGGCACCAAGAAGTCGCTCGCCGTGTATGTCGTCCGCGATCCCGCGGAGGTGCCGGGCATCGCCCGCCTCGGGCCCGACCCGACCGCGCCTGGCTTCAGCCTCGACGACTTCGCGGCGGTGCTGGCCGGTCGGCGCACGCAGGTCAAGGGCGTGCTGCGCGACCAATCGGTGTTCGCGGGCATCGGCAACGCCTACTCCGACGAGATCCTGCACGCGGCCCGGATGTCACCGTACGCGTTGGCCGCGAAGCTCTCACCCGAACAGGTCGAAACGCTCTACCGGGCGATGCGCGAGACCCTGGCCGAGGCCGTGGAGACGGCTTCGGGCCGGCCGCCCGCCGAGCTGAAGGACGCGAAGCGGCGCGGCATGCAGGTGCACGGCCGAACAGGAGAGGCCTGCCCGGTGTGCGGCGACACGGTGCGTCAGGTCATCTTCGCCGACTCGACGTTCCAGTACTGCCCCACGTGCCAGACGGGCGGAAAGCCGCTCGCCGATCGGGTGCTGTCCCGGCTCGTGAAATAA
- a CDS encoding 3'-5' exonuclease gives MPVDFTAIDFETANSSGASACSVGLVKVRDGRVVDRAYHLLRPPFPHDEFSEWNVRIHGITPDMVTDAATWAELMPSFRAFAGDDWLVAHNAGFDMGVIQKTCEAFAIDVPDHAYLCSLQVARKTYHLDSYRLPSAAMAAGFEDFSHHNALDDALACAAIVVHAAKRHEVDDLDRLARRTAVRPGALGVAASRRRAAVHGPMALQ, from the coding sequence ATGCCAGTGGACTTCACCGCGATCGACTTCGAGACCGCCAATTCGTCCGGAGCGTCCGCGTGTTCGGTGGGACTGGTGAAGGTGCGCGACGGGCGCGTCGTCGACCGGGCGTACCACCTGCTGCGGCCGCCGTTCCCGCACGACGAGTTCTCGGAGTGGAACGTGCGGATCCACGGCATCACGCCCGACATGGTGACGGATGCCGCGACGTGGGCCGAGCTCATGCCGTCCTTCCGCGCGTTCGCCGGCGACGACTGGCTGGTCGCGCACAATGCGGGCTTCGACATGGGCGTCATCCAGAAGACGTGCGAGGCGTTCGCGATCGACGTCCCCGATCACGCCTACCTCTGCAGCCTGCAGGTGGCGCGGAAGACCTACCATCTCGACTCGTACCGGCTGCCGTCGGCGGCGATGGCCGCCGGCTTCGAGGACTTCTCGCACCACAACGCGCTCGATGACGCACTCGCCTGCGCGGCGATCGTGGTGCACGCGGCGAAGCGCCACGAGGTCGACGATCTCGACCGGCTGGCCCGCCGCACCGCCGTGCGCCCCGGCGCCCTCGGCGTCGCGGCCTCCCGCCGGAGAGCCGCGGTGCACGGGCCTATGGCGCTGCAGTAG